A portion of the Impatiens glandulifera unplaced genomic scaffold, dImpGla2.1, whole genome shotgun sequence genome contains these proteins:
- the LOC124918337 gene encoding acyl-coenzyme A thioesterase 13-like gives MEKPSLTKDSLSYLAGFLGNVGVTEKIPPEFDSKGFCSDFFRSIIKINRIERGRISSSLSVKACLANKYGGLHGGSFASVAETMATDCARTVLGDDDDKDVFLGELSISYLSAAPIDSDLIVEASVVKSGRNLTVILVEFKLKNSGKLSCLSRATFYNMPLAKL, from the exons ATGGAGAAGCCATCGTTGACTAAAGATTCCCTCTCATATCTCGCCGGCTTCCTGGGGAACGTCGGAGTTACAGAGAAAATTCCACCGGAGTTCGATTCCAAAGGATTCTGTTCCGACTTCTTTCGTAGTATAATCAAAATCAATCGCATCGAACGCGGCCGAATCTCGTCTTCTCTCTCCGTCAAAGCCTGTCTAGCT AATAAGTATGGCGGTTTGCACGGTGGTTCATTTGCATCTGTGGCAGAGACGATGGCAACCGATTGTGCTAGAACTGTTTTgggagatgatgatgataaagaTGTTTTCCTTGGGGAATTGAGCATCTCTTATCTCTCTGCTGCTCCCATTGAT TCTGATTTGATCGTGGAAGCTTCTGTAGTGAAGAGTGGAAGAAACTTAACAGTGATTCTAGTCGAGTTCAAACTCAAGAACTCGGGAAAGTTGAGTTGTCTTTCTCGTGCTACATTCTACAACATGCCTCTCGCCAAGTTGTGA